One region of Populus trichocarpa isolate Nisqually-1 chromosome 4, P.trichocarpa_v4.1, whole genome shotgun sequence genomic DNA includes:
- the LOC7463032 gene encoding uncharacterized protein LOC7463032, giving the protein MASICNSLSLAPKLSFKPSPLFSASISTSWSPKTRPTTPLSSSSSSTRSVKDDPKSPEPISIDNLHRFFDLSIGKWHGSFHQFDAKGKLMQKVSTKLAASSYGEDELISLIQTLYIKQSPSSTSISRHDEEPEWAEYKIKETNMFTADKYQQIAFFPNERAFSLRYQTAGMLETVLRQGVLGEDDTGEESPKNLKLPSRRPSIVCENCLYSQEKDRRARAFHIMDPKGILEMLLIFLEDRGDGVPFHPSLESNSDSPNRILPLLGKWKGHSQTKRSGVYGATIAEADTIALLEMDGKGQLIQDISSTSDGGDVTTNVHWTGTRSDDLITFDGGYQITLLPGGMYMGCPSDISKNVAESKSFHLEFCWLESPEKRQRLVRTYDVDGLAVSSTYFSETKM; this is encoded by the exons ATGGCTTCTATTTGCAATTCCCTATCCCTCGCTCCCAAATTATCTTTCAAACCAAGCCCACTCTTTTCTGCTTCCATCTCCACTTCTTGGAGCCCCAAAACCCGACCTACCACCCCtctctcttcctcctcctcctcaacaAGAAGTGTTAAAGATGACCCTAAATCCCCAGAACCCATCAGCATTGACAATCTACACCGTTTTTTTGACCTTAGCATAGGCAAATGGCACGGTTCTTTCCAT CAATTTGATGCAAAAGGAAAATTGATGCAAAAAGTGAGCACAAAGCTTGCAGCAAGCTCTTACGGTGAAGATGAACTCATTAGTCTCATTCAAAC GCTATACATAAAACAATCTCCATCAAGCACCTCAATCTCCAGACATGATGAGGAGCCAGAATGGGCAGaatacaaaatcaaagaaaccaATATGTTCACTGCAGATAAATATCAACAG ATTGCCTTTTTCCCCAATGAGAGGGCTTTTTCTCTAAGGTACCAGACAGCTGGCATGTTAGAAACTGTGTTAAGGCAAGGGGTGCTGGGTGAAGATGATACTGGAGAAGAATCACCAAA AAACCTCAAGCTTCCTTCTCGTCGGCCATCTATTGTTTGTGAGAATTGCCTATATTCACAAGAGAAGGACAGACGAGCAAGAGCCTTTCATATCATGGACCCTAAAGGCATTTTGGAAATGCTTCTTATCTTCCTTGAGGATAGAGGTGATGGGGTGCCTTTTCATCCTTCACTTGAAAGTAACAGT GATAGCCCAAACAGGATCTTACCATTACTTGGAAAGTGGAAAGGTCATTCTCAAACAAAACGCAGTGGTGTTTACGGAGCAACAATTGCTGAAGCCGATACAATTGCTTTGCTTGAAATGGATGGCAAGGGTCAGCTTATTCAG gaTATTTCTTCCACATCGGATGGAGGTGATGTTACAACTAATGTGCATTGGACTGGTACCAGATCAGATGACTTGATCACATTTGATGGAGGATACCAAATTACATTATTGCCTGGAGGCATGTACATGGGGTGCCCTTCTGATATTTCTAAGAACGTGGCAGAGTCTAAGTCGTTTCATCTGGAGTTCTGCTGGCTTGAATCACCTGAGAAGAGACAAAGACTGGTTAGAACCTACGATGTAGACGGCTTGGCTGTCTCATCAACTTATTTTTCTGAAACAAAAATGTGA